One window from the genome of Acomys russatus chromosome 30, mAcoRus1.1, whole genome shotgun sequence encodes:
- the LOC127212231 gene encoding phospholipid phosphatase 1-like, translating to MFDKTRLPLVVLDVLCLLLVSMPTAVLNLGQIYPFQRGFFCSDNSVKYPYHNSTVRFVILTAVGLGLPISSMIVGETLSVYFSTLRSNSFVNNHYVASIYKAVGTFLFGVVASQSLTDIAKYSVGRLRPHFLAICNPDWSKINCSDGYIETYVCQGSAAKVREGRLSFYSGHASFSMYCMLFTALYLQARMKAEWARLLRPTLQFGLVAFSIYVGLSRISDYKHHSSDVLVGLIQGAVVAVFVVVYVSDFFKSTHSYIERSEDDSTGLKTPPRQNIANRTVNQP from the coding sequence ATGTTCGACAAAACGCGGCTGCCGTTAGTGGTCCTCGATGTGCTGTGCCTGTTGCTGGTTTCCATGCCTACGGCTGTTCTAAATTTGGGCCAAATATATCCATTTCAGAGAGGCTTTTTCTGTTCTGACAACAGCGTGAAGTATCCGTACCATAACAGTACCGTCAGATTCGTTATTCTCACCGCAGTGGGGCTTGGCTTACCCATTTCCTCTATGATTgtcggagaaaccctgtctgtttACTTTAGTACCTTGCGATCAAACTCCTTTGTCAACAACCACTACGTCGCCTCTATTTACAAAGCTGTGGGCACGTTTTTGTTCGGAGTCGTAGCTAGTCAGTCACTGACTGACATCGCCAAGTACTCTGTAGGCAGACTGCGGCCTCACTTCTTGGCCATCTGCAACCCAGACTGGTCAAAGATCAACTGTAGCGATGGTTATATTGAGACCTACGTATGTCAGGGGAGTGCCGCGAAAGTCAGGGAAGGCAGGCTGTCCTTCTACTCGGGCCATGCTTCGTTTTCTATGTACTGCATGCTGTTTACAGCACTTTACCTTCAAGCCAGGATGAAAGCAGAGTGGGCAAGACTCCTACGCCCCACGCTGCAGTTTGGGCTTGTTGCTTTTTCCATATACGTGGGCCTTTCTCGAATTTCTGATTACAAACACCACTCGAGCGACGTGCTGGTTGGACTCATTCAAGGAGCTGTGGTTGCAGTATTCGTTGTTGTGTATGTATCAGATTTCTTCAAGAGCACACATTCTTACATAGAAAGATCAGAGGACGACTCGACTGGACTGAAAACACCACCACGGCAGAACATAGCTAATCGAACAGTCAACCAGCCTTGA